In Synechococcus sp. KORDI-52, one genomic interval encodes:
- a CDS encoding alpha/beta fold hydrolase, with the protein MDRVTWSHLGHAVHTVQQCPAEDSADHPALLLVHGFGASTDHWRHNIPVLAKTHAVHAIDLLGFGRSAKPAGLNYGGALWRDQLVAYVRERIGRPTVIAGNSLGGFAALAAGAALGSDCAGVVLLNAAGPFSDEQKPPQGWGAIARQSIGTALLKSPVLQRLLFENLRRPSTIRRTLNQVYVDKTNVDDWLVESIRRPSLDPGAFGVFRTVFDIPRGQPLDELFAELTAPLLLVWGIRDPWINAPGRRSTFQRHAPEVTTEVVLEAGHCPHDEVPDQVNAALLQWLEGLQSAAAPTNADLLAK; encoded by the coding sequence GTGGATCGCGTCACCTGGAGCCATCTCGGCCACGCTGTGCACACGGTGCAGCAGTGTCCCGCTGAGGATAGTGCCGATCATCCGGCCCTTCTGTTGGTGCACGGTTTTGGGGCATCCACCGATCACTGGCGCCACAACATCCCCGTGCTGGCCAAGACCCATGCTGTGCATGCGATTGACCTGCTGGGATTCGGCAGGAGTGCCAAGCCGGCGGGGCTGAATTACGGCGGCGCTCTGTGGCGTGACCAATTGGTGGCCTACGTGCGCGAGCGGATCGGGCGTCCGACGGTGATCGCAGGTAATTCCCTGGGAGGGTTTGCGGCTCTTGCCGCCGGGGCCGCCTTGGGATCCGACTGTGCAGGTGTCGTGCTGCTCAATGCCGCCGGTCCCTTCAGTGATGAGCAGAAACCCCCGCAAGGCTGGGGTGCCATCGCCCGCCAGAGCATCGGCACGGCCCTGCTGAAGAGTCCGGTGCTGCAGCGGCTGCTGTTCGAGAACCTGCGCCGGCCTTCCACGATTCGCCGCACCCTCAACCAGGTGTATGTGGACAAGACCAACGTTGATGACTGGCTGGTGGAGTCGATTCGGCGCCCCTCCCTTGATCCTGGTGCCTTCGGTGTGTTTCGCACCGTCTTCGATATTCCCCGCGGTCAGCCCCTCGATGAGCTCTTCGCGGAACTGACGGCACCGCTGCTGCTGGTCTGGGGCATCCGTGATCCCTGGATCAATGCTCCTGGTCGCCGCTCCACCTTCCAGCGCCATGCTCCGGAGGTCACCACTGAGGTGGTTCTGGAGGCCGGACACTGCCCCCACGATGAAGTGCCGGATCAGGTGAATGCGGCGTTGCTGCAATGGCTGGAGGGCCTTCAGTCGGCTGCGGCACCGACAAATGCCGATCTGCTGGCTAAGTGA